The genomic DNA TTGGTGACCGTCGTCCGGCGCAGGTGTTCGTCGGTCTCGCAGAGGTCGAGGAGCACCTGTCCCTTGCGGATCTGCGGGCGTCGCACGACGCGGGCGGTGGCGGGGTCGACCTCGACGGGGAGGCGGGCGGCGGCGACGTAGCTGAACTTCTCGTCCTCGTACGGCAGGGAGCCGCCCTTGACCTGGCGGTGCAGGGAGGAGCGGCTGACCCGGGCCGAGAAGTGGCACCAGTCCTCGCCGGGGGTGATCGGGCAGGCGGCGCTGTGCGGACAGGGGGCGGCGATGCGGAAACCGGCGGCGATCAGGCGGTCGCGGGCCTCGATGACGCGGGTATAGCCGGCGGGGGTGCCGGCCTCGACGATCACGACCGCCTGTGCGGCGGAGGCGGCGGCGTCGACGAGGGCGGTCCTGTCGGGGACGGTGAGTTCGTTGAGGACGTAGGAGACGGTGACGAGGTCGGTGGGGTCGAGGGTGAGGGCCGGGCCGATCCTTGCTCGTCGCCAACTGGTGTCGCGCAGGGCGGAGTTGGCGGCGGCGAGCTCCTTGCCCAGGGCGAGGGCGGGTTCCGCCCAGTCGAGGACGGTGACCGGGCGGTCGCCGGGCCAGGTGGCGGTGACGGCCCAGGTCGCGGCGCCGGTGCCGCCGCCGATGTCCGTGTGGGCGGTCGGGCTCCAGTCGGGTACGGCGTCCGCGAAGGCGTCCAGCGCGGAGCGTACGGCTTCGAAAGTCGCCGGCATCCGATAGGCCGCGTAGGCCGCCACGTCCGCACGATCACGCAGGATCGGGGCGTCGGTCGGGGTGGCCCCACGGTAGGTACCGATCAGGCGTTCCACGGCGCCGGCGGCCTGCCTGGGCGGAAGCCCGTCGAGCAGGCCGGCCAGCGCGGTACGGAGGGTTTCGGCCGGGGCCACGGGGTCGTTCACCCGCCGATTCTAAGTTGCCCGGCGTGGCTGCGGGCCCCCTGGGGGCTCCGCCCCCAGACCCCCGACCTGTGCCCACCCACCGCCCGTCTCGGTGGGCCAAGAAGTGACCCTCAAAAACCCCGCACCGCCCGCGCCACCCGCGTCCCCGCCGCCGCCCTCGGCCCACTGTCCGGACCCCGTCTTCGCGGGTGGACGGTGTTCGCGAGCAGGACCAGGAACGTGTCCGTGGCCGGGTCCAGCACCAGCGACGTCCCCGTGAACCCCGTGTGGCCGACCGCTCCGCGTCCCGCCAACTCCCCCATGAACCACGCCTGATCGACCCCGAAGCCCAGCCCCGGCGGGGTCAGCAGCAGCTCCACGAAGTCCGTGCCGAGGATGCGGGCGGGGCCGTAGGAACCGCCCGCCAGCAGCGTGCGGCCGAACACCGCCAGGTCGCGGGCCGTCGAGAAGAGGCCCGCGTGGCCGGCCACCCCGCCCAGCGCCCAGGCGTTCTCGTCGTGGACGACGCCACGGAGCATGCCCCGGTCCGCCTTGGCCCAGGGGCGGCGCTGGTCCTCGGTCGCCGCCGCGCCGGGGCAGGGGCCGAAGTCGGTCGACCTCATGCCCAGGGGGCGGGTGA from Streptomyces sp. NBC_01478 includes the following:
- a CDS encoding small ribosomal subunit Rsm22 family protein; translated protein: MNDPVAPAETLRTALAGLLDGLPPRQAAGAVERLIGTYRGATPTDAPILRDRADVAAYAAYRMPATFEAVRSALDAFADAVPDWSPTAHTDIGGGTGAATWAVTATWPGDRPVTVLDWAEPALALGKELAAANSALRDTSWRRARIGPALTLDPTDLVTVSYVLNELTVPDRTALVDAAASAAQAVVIVEAGTPAGYTRVIEARDRLIAAGFRIAAPCPHSAACPITPGEDWCHFSARVSRSSLHRQVKGGSLPYEDEKFSYVAAARLPVEVDPATARVVRRPQIRKGQVLLDLCETDEHLRRTTVTKRHGDLYKAARDVSWGDPWPDKA